A section of the Candidatus Methylomirabilis limnetica genome encodes:
- a CDS encoding HigA family addiction module antitoxin, which yields MAKQKMAPIHPGEVLQEEFLKPLGLSQHRLALDIGVDPRRINEITLGKRSVTANTALRLARYFVTSPEFWIGLQAQYDLDVEEDELGDRLEREVKVYAEAH from the coding sequence ATGGCAAAACAGAAGATGGCACCTATCCACCCCGGAGAAGTCCTGCAGGAGGAGTTCCTAAAGCCGCTGGGTCTCAGTCAGCATCGGCTGGCTCTCGATATTGGAGTTGATCCACGCCGCATCAATGAGATCACCTTGGGAAAGCGGAGCGTGACGGCCAATACGGCCCTGCGTCTGGCCCGCTACTTTGTCACATCACCTGAGTTCTGGATCGGGCTCCAGGCTCAGTATGACCTTGATGTCGAGGAGGATGAGCTAGGTGACCGTCTTGAGAGAGAAGTCAAGGTCTACGCTGAGGCTCATTGA
- the msrP gene encoding protein-methionine-sulfoxide reductase catalytic subunit MsrP, with protein sequence MFIRHAPDIAPSEITDYQLYLNRRSFLIGIAALALAPTRSALAAPPAGESLPAARNEQFTLKDPLTPLESITSYNNFYEMGPNKDDPARLAHLLKPRPWTVQIDGHVARPRRYDVEELMRLFPLEERVYRLRCVEGWSMVIPWIGYPLASLIKLVEPTSKARFVEFTTLHDPAQFPGQRKSLFNLSSIEWPYVEGLRLDEALHPLTLLTFGLYGQVLPNQDGAPIRIVEPWKYGFKSAKSIVRIRFVSEQPKTAWEKATPKEYGFYSNVNPAVDHPRWSQATERRIGEFRRRKTLMFNGYADQVAALYAGMDLQRNF encoded by the coding sequence ATGTTTATCAGGCATGCTCCAGACATTGCACCGTCAGAGATTACGGACTATCAGCTCTACCTCAACCGGCGGTCGTTTCTGATCGGAATAGCGGCCTTGGCGCTGGCCCCGACTAGATCGGCTCTGGCGGCTCCGCCAGCCGGCGAATCTCTCCCTGCCGCCCGCAACGAGCAGTTCACCCTCAAGGATCCCCTGACCCCCCTTGAAAGCATCACTTCCTACAATAACTTTTATGAAATGGGTCCGAATAAGGACGATCCGGCACGGCTGGCGCATCTGCTCAAGCCGCGCCCCTGGACGGTTCAGATCGATGGCCACGTGGCACGCCCCAGGCGCTACGACGTTGAGGAGCTGATGCGACTGTTCCCGCTGGAAGAGCGGGTATATCGCCTCCGCTGTGTCGAGGGGTGGTCGATGGTGATCCCATGGATCGGCTACCCGCTCGCTTCTCTCATCAAGCTGGTAGAACCGACGAGCAAGGCCAGGTTCGTAGAGTTCACCACACTCCACGATCCTGCGCAGTTCCCTGGGCAGCGCAAAAGCCTTTTCAACCTCTCCTCAATCGAGTGGCCATACGTGGAGGGGTTGCGGCTGGATGAGGCGCTCCACCCGCTCACGCTGCTCACATTCGGGCTGTACGGTCAGGTGTTGCCCAACCAGGACGGCGCCCCCATTCGCATCGTCGAGCCATGGAAGTACGGGTTCAAGAGCGCAAAGTCGATCGTGCGAATCCGCTTCGTGAGTGAGCAACCGAAGACAGCGTGGGAAAAGGCGACTCCAAAGGAATACGGGTTCTACTCGAACGTCAACCCTGCCGTTGATCATCCACGCTGGAGCCAGGCGACTGAGAGACGCATCGGAGAGTTTCGACGGCGAAAGACGCTGATGTTCAACGGCTATGCAGACCAGGTCGCGGCGCTGTATGCCGGAATGGACCTGCAACGGAACTTCTAA
- a CDS encoding protein-methionine-sulfoxide reductase heme-binding subunit MsrQ, with the protein MPEWTCNGTSNPVSRRARTRLKSAVWGVALLPLLLLLYRFLTDRLGPNPISYATNLLGDTTLRLLLASLALTPLRILFGIAWQMSLRRLLGLFAFFYVCLHFTVWIAVDHFFDWGQLAADIVKRPYITVGMLALTLLVPLAGTSTSGMVKRLGGKNWRRLHRLVYVIGLLAVLHYLWLAKKGVNDPYLYAGVLAVLLSIRLWDLARRKAWLGFPTWRRGGNSPTRTANEMRGTST; encoded by the coding sequence ATGCCGGAATGGACCTGCAACGGAACTTCTAATCCCGTGTCCAGACGAGCTCGCACCAGACTGAAGAGCGCAGTGTGGGGCGTTGCGCTATTACCCCTACTGCTTCTCCTGTATCGGTTCCTTACCGATCGGCTCGGCCCCAATCCGATCTCGTACGCCACTAACCTGCTCGGCGACACCACGCTCCGACTGCTGCTCGCCAGCCTTGCCCTGACGCCCCTTCGTATTCTGTTTGGGATCGCGTGGCAAATGAGCCTGCGGCGTCTGCTGGGATTGTTCGCGTTCTTCTACGTCTGTCTCCACTTCACCGTCTGGATCGCGGTAGACCACTTCTTCGACTGGGGGCAGCTCGCAGCCGACATCGTCAAGCGGCCCTACATCACCGTTGGCATGCTCGCCCTGACGCTACTGGTGCCGCTTGCCGGCACTTCCACATCAGGAATGGTGAAGCGTCTGGGGGGCAAGAACTGGCGGCGACTGCACAGGCTGGTCTACGTCATCGGTCTGCTCGCCGTGCTGCATTACCTGTGGCTGGCCAAGAAGGGCGTGAACGACCCGTATCTCTACGCCGGGGTGCTGGCCGTCCTGCTGAGCATTCGCCTGTGGGACTTGGCTCGACGCAAAGCTTGGTTGGGCTTTCCGACATGGCGTCGTGGAGGGAATTCTCCGACAAGGACCGCCAATGAAATGCGTGGAACGTCTACTTAG